A genome region from Bacteroidia bacterium includes the following:
- the thrS gene encoding threonine--tRNA ligase, with protein sequence MSEINITLPDGSIRHYPKGTTGMQIAQSISEGLARVVLAAKVNGEVWDLSRSIEKDANFQLLKWDDKEGKSTFWHSSAHLLAEALESLYPGIKLGIGPPVENGFYYDIDFGLYNFSSDDFDKVEKKMMELAKNNAEYIRKPISKSEAIAYFTAKQDPYKIDLLNELEDGKITFYTQGNFTDLCKGPHIPHTGHIKAVKLTATAGAYWRGDEKQKQLTRVYGITFPKKSELEEYLVLLEEAKKRDHRKLGKELELFTFSTKVGQGLPLWLPKGADLRGRLQTFLMQKQKEFGYEQVISPHIGHKQLYITSGHYEKYGADSFQPIHTPAEGEEFLLKPMNCPHHCEIYKAKPHSYKELPIRYAEFGTVYRYEQSGELHGLTRVRGFTQDDAHIFCRPDQVREEFNNVIDIVLYIFKTLKFENFTAQVSLRDQNDRSKYIGSAENWERAENDIIEATKEKGLPTVIEYGEAAFYGPKLDFMVKDAIGRSWQLGTIQVDYNLPERFELEYIGSDNKVHRPVMLHRAPFGSMERFVAVLLEHTAGKFPLWLTPDQYIILPISDKFQEYSEKVFNILKKYDIRGSIDARSEKTGRKIRDAEVQKIPFMLIAGEKEMAEGTVSVRQHGGVDLGSMKVEDFAQLIQKTIKEELQN encoded by the coding sequence ATGTCTGAAATCAATATTACCCTTCCTGACGGCAGTATTAGGCATTATCCAAAGGGAACTACCGGTATGCAGATTGCGCAAAGTATTAGCGAGGGTCTTGCAAGGGTGGTGTTAGCTGCCAAAGTGAATGGAGAAGTATGGGATTTGTCACGATCGATAGAGAAAGATGCGAATTTTCAATTGCTTAAATGGGACGACAAAGAAGGTAAGAGTACTTTTTGGCATTCGTCTGCTCACTTATTGGCAGAAGCGTTAGAATCCCTTTATCCCGGTATTAAATTGGGTATTGGTCCTCCGGTTGAAAATGGTTTCTATTACGATATAGATTTTGGACTCTATAATTTCTCTTCTGATGATTTTGATAAAGTTGAGAAAAAGATGATGGAGTTGGCAAAAAATAATGCTGAATACATACGTAAACCGATATCTAAATCAGAAGCCATTGCTTATTTTACTGCCAAACAAGACCCTTATAAAATTGACTTGTTAAATGAGTTGGAAGACGGGAAAATAACCTTTTATACACAAGGGAACTTTACAGATTTGTGCAAAGGTCCACATATTCCTCATACAGGTCATATTAAAGCAGTGAAATTGACCGCGACTGCCGGAGCTTATTGGCGTGGAGATGAAAAACAAAAGCAACTTACCCGTGTCTATGGCATTACTTTTCCAAAAAAGTCCGAGCTAGAAGAGTACTTGGTATTGTTAGAAGAGGCGAAGAAACGCGACCATCGCAAATTGGGTAAGGAGTTGGAATTGTTTACTTTTTCAACCAAAGTTGGACAAGGACTTCCACTTTGGTTGCCCAAAGGAGCTGATTTGAGAGGCAGGTTACAAACTTTTCTCATGCAAAAGCAAAAAGAGTTTGGATATGAGCAAGTAATTTCTCCTCATATTGGACATAAACAACTGTATATAACATCAGGACATTATGAAAAATATGGAGCAGATTCCTTTCAACCCATTCATACTCCTGCCGAGGGAGAGGAATTCCTTCTCAAACCGATGAATTGTCCCCATCACTGTGAAATTTACAAAGCCAAACCTCATTCATATAAAGAGTTGCCTATTCGTTATGCCGAATTTGGAACTGTGTATAGATATGAGCAGAGTGGGGAATTACATGGTTTAACCAGAGTGCGTGGTTTTACACAAGATGATGCCCATATATTTTGTCGTCCGGATCAAGTGCGAGAAGAGTTTAATAATGTAATTGACATTGTTTTATACATTTTCAAAACTTTAAAGTTTGAGAACTTTACTGCCCAAGTGTCATTGAGAGATCAAAATGATAGAAGCAAGTATATTGGAAGTGCAGAAAATTGGGAGAGAGCCGAAAACGATATTATTGAGGCAACCAAAGAGAAAGGCTTGCCGACCGTTATAGAATATGGAGAGGCAGCTTTTTATGGACCTAAATTAGATTTTATGGTAAAAGATGCAATTGGGCGTTCATGGCAGTTGGGTACCATTCAAGTGGATTACAATTTGCCTGAAAGATTTGAGTTGGAATACATTGGCAGTGACAATAAAGTACATCGCCCCGTGATGCTTCACCGCGCCCCATTTGGTTCTATGGAACGTTTTGTCGCTGTTTTACTTGAACATACTGCAGGTAAATTTCCTTTGTGGTTAACTCCGGATCAATATATCATTCTCCCCATCAGCGATAAATTTCAAGAATATTCAGAAAAAGTTTTTAACATACTAAAAAAATACGATATTCGCGGCTCGATTGACGCGAGGTCGGAAAAGACGGGAAGGAAGATACGAGATGCAGAGGTACAAAAGATACCTTTTATGTTGATTGCAGGAGAGAAGGAAATGGCGGAAGGGACTGTTTCTGTAAGGCAACATGGGGGTGTGGACTTGGGTAGTATGAAGGTTGAAGATTTCGCTCAGTTGATACAAAAAACCATTAAAGAAGAATTACAAAACTAA
- the rplT gene encoding 50S ribosomal protein L20, translated as MPRSVNHVASRARRKKVLKRAKGYFGRRKNVWTVAKNAVEKGMQYAYRDRKTKKRNFRALWIIRINAAARERGISYSQFMHKLKENNIDVNRKVLADLAMNNPEAFDAILKKVS; from the coding sequence ATGCCAAGGTCAGTTAATCATGTGGCTTCAAGAGCCAGAAGAAAAAAAGTTCTAAAAAGAGCTAAAGGGTATTTCGGACGTAGAAAAAATGTCTGGACAGTTGCAAAAAATGCAGTTGAGAAAGGGATGCAGTATGCATACCGCGACAGAAAAACCAAAAAACGTAATTTCAGAGCATTGTGGATTATCCGTATCAATGCTGCTGCAAGAGAACGTGGAATTTCTTACTCTCAATTTATGCATAAATTGAAAGAAAACAATATCGATGTGAACAGAAAAGTTCTTGCAGACTTAGCAATGAACAACCCTGAAGCATTCGATGCTATCTTAAAAAAAGTATCTTAA
- a CDS encoding electron transfer flavoprotein subunit beta/FixA family protein translates to MKILVCMSVVPDTTTKITFVENNTKFNTQGVQFIINPYDEVSITRALELTEKHGGTVSLMHVGTAENDAVIRKGLAIGAHDAYRINADAVDGQFVAEQIAAFAKDKGFDIIFTGRESIDYNGGQVCGLIAELLKIPAVNIVTSIEVDGTSATLTRDIDGGSEKLNCPLPMVVSAQKDLCEPRIPNMRGIMSARTKPLNVVEPVSVEAFGSYQRFESPKPKAAVKLIDPEHPEELIQLLRNEAKVI, encoded by the coding sequence ATGAAGATATTAGTGTGTATGAGTGTGGTTCCGGATACAACCACCAAAATAACGTTCGTTGAAAATAATACAAAATTCAACACACAAGGTGTCCAATTTATCATTAACCCTTATGACGAAGTATCTATTACAAGAGCATTAGAACTTACTGAAAAGCACGGTGGCACTGTCAGCCTTATGCATGTTGGCACAGCCGAAAACGATGCTGTCATTCGTAAAGGATTAGCAATTGGGGCACATGATGCTTATAGAATTAATGCCGATGCTGTTGATGGTCAATTTGTAGCAGAACAAATTGCTGCATTTGCCAAAGACAAAGGATTTGACATCATCTTCACCGGTAGAGAATCTATTGATTATAATGGTGGGCAAGTATGTGGGCTTATTGCTGAATTATTAAAAATTCCGGCAGTAAACATTGTAACCTCCATTGAAGTAGATGGCACATCTGCAACTTTAACAAGAGATATTGATGGTGGAAGCGAAAAACTAAACTGTCCGCTGCCGATGGTGGTAAGTGCACAAAAAGACCTTTGTGAACCAAGAATCCCCAACATGAGAGGTATAATGTCAGCAAGGACCAAACCATTGAATGTTGTCGAACCAGTTTCAGTAGAAGCATTTGGCAGTTATCAACGTTTTGAAAGCCCAAAACCAAAAGCCGCAGTCAAATTAATCGACCCTGAACACCCGGAAGAACTCATTCAGTTATTAAGAAACGAAGCTAAAGTTATTTAA
- the infC gene encoding translation initiation factor IF-3, whose amino-acid sequence MAKKFIGRVIKENLHSINENIQESHLRLVGENTNNSIMDTADALKLAYEQGLDLVVISPNAEPPVAKIMDYKKFLYEQKKKQKEIKANATPTVVKEIRFGPNTDDHDYAFKLKNARSFLEDGAKVKVFVFFRGRTIVFKERGEALLLRFIQEITEDGFAKVDQMPVLEGKKMIIMLSPGKIKK is encoded by the coding sequence TTGGCAAAAAAGTTTATTGGAAGGGTTATAAAAGAGAACCTGCACAGCATTAACGAGAATATTCAAGAATCCCATCTGAGATTAGTGGGTGAAAATACCAATAATTCCATAATGGACACTGCAGATGCTCTCAAATTGGCATACGAACAAGGGTTAGACCTTGTGGTTATTTCTCCCAATGCAGAGCCTCCGGTTGCTAAAATTATGGACTACAAAAAGTTCTTATACGAGCAAAAGAAGAAGCAAAAAGAGATAAAAGCTAATGCTACGCCTACAGTAGTGAAGGAAATCCGTTTCGGTCCTAACACTGATGATCATGATTATGCTTTTAAACTCAAGAATGCGAGATCTTTTCTAGAAGATGGAGCTAAAGTGAAAGTTTTTGTATTCTTTAGAGGTAGAACCATTGTGTTTAAGGAAAGAGGAGAGGCGCTGTTGCTTCGTTTTATACAGGAGATAACAGAAGATGGTTTTGCTAAGGTAGATCAAATGCCGGTGTTGGAAGGTAAGAAGATGATTATCATGCTTTCTCCCGGTAAAATTAAGAAGTAA
- the rpmI gene encoding 50S ribosomal protein L35: protein MPKMKTNSSAKKRFSLTGTGKIKRNKAFKSHILTKKSTKRKRNLGKSTIVDVADTSNVKFLLTIGK from the coding sequence ATGCCAAAGATGAAAACAAATTCCAGTGCTAAGAAAAGATTCAGTCTTACTGGAACAGGTAAAATTAAAAGAAATAAGGCTTTCAAAAGCCATATCCTGACAAAGAAATCAACCAAGAGGAAAAGAAACTTAGGTAAGTCAACGATTGTTGATGTTGCTGATACCTCTAATGTGAAGTTTTTGTTAACTATCGGAAAGTAA
- a CDS encoding tetratricopeptide repeat protein yields the protein MNNPREARLLQLKSLLEVTPDDAFLRYAMALELFNMGQYEQSEQQFLALIHDSPEYVATYYHLAKLYEAKSEFEKAKEIYKQGIEITQKIRDMHALSELRSALNELEFDE from the coding sequence ATGAATAATCCAAGAGAGGCTAGGTTGTTACAGTTAAAAAGTTTGTTAGAAGTTACGCCAGACGATGCCTTTTTGCGTTATGCCATGGCTTTAGAGCTCTTTAATATGGGGCAATATGAACAATCTGAACAGCAGTTTTTGGCTCTCATTCACGATAGTCCCGAATATGTAGCCACTTATTATCATTTGGCTAAACTATATGAAGCAAAATCGGAATTTGAAAAAGCCAAAGAGATTTACAAACAAGGAATAGAAATCACACAAAAGATTAGAGATATGCACGCACTTTCAGAACTTAGAAGTGCTTTAAATGAACTTGAATTTGATGAATGA
- a CDS encoding electron transfer flavoprotein subunit alpha/FixB family protein translates to MSVVIFAENSDGKFKKGVFEAATYAYKTASKIGTEAHALVIGNVQDEDLSKLGIYGISKVLKIATPANEFHPQPWSELIAQGYKNLGGTVLVVSNTYTGKSIAPSIAVKLNASLATNVVELPDTDNGFSVKRGAFSGKGYAYVSLCRANKVIALTPNSIDVEENEVTTSFVSETIGTQASVTNVIEISKTQGKIPLTEAEIVVSAGRGMKGPENWGMVEELATILGAATACSKPVSDMGWRPHSEHVGQTGITIKPNLNIAIGISGAIQHLAGVSSSKVIVVINTDPEAPFFKIADYGIVGDAFQVLPKLIAAAKATMNS, encoded by the coding sequence ATGTCAGTAGTAATATTCGCAGAAAATTCAGATGGCAAATTCAAAAAAGGTGTTTTTGAAGCAGCCACATACGCATACAAAACAGCATCCAAAATCGGAACCGAAGCTCATGCCCTTGTAATTGGCAATGTGCAAGATGAAGATTTGAGTAAATTAGGCATATACGGTATTTCCAAAGTATTAAAAATAGCAACTCCTGCTAATGAGTTTCACCCCCAACCATGGAGTGAATTAATTGCTCAAGGATATAAAAACTTAGGAGGTACTGTTTTGGTCGTTTCAAATACATATACAGGCAAATCAATCGCTCCGTCTATTGCCGTTAAACTCAATGCCAGCTTAGCAACTAATGTTGTAGAGCTACCTGATACAGATAACGGTTTTAGTGTAAAAAGAGGAGCATTCTCCGGCAAAGGATATGCTTACGTTTCTCTATGCAGAGCAAACAAAGTGATTGCACTCACTCCCAACTCCATTGATGTTGAAGAGAATGAAGTAACAACATCCTTCGTTTCTGAGACTATTGGAACACAAGCATCTGTTACGAATGTAATAGAAATATCAAAAACACAAGGCAAGATTCCACTCACAGAAGCAGAAATCGTGGTTTCTGCCGGCAGAGGGATGAAAGGACCTGAAAATTGGGGAATGGTTGAAGAACTTGCTACTATTTTGGGCGCAGCAACTGCCTGCTCTAAACCCGTGAGCGACATGGGTTGGAGACCACATTCTGAGCACGTGGGACAAACCGGTATTACGATAAAACCTAACCTCAATATCGCAATTGGAATTTCCGGTGCTATACAACATTTGGCTGGCGTGAGCTCAAGTAAAGTAATTGTTGTTATTAATACTGATCCTGAGGCACCATTTTTTAAAATCGCTGATTACGGAATTGTTGGCGATGCATTTCAAGTGCTTCCCAAGCTCATTGCTGCCGCAAAAGCGACCATGAACAGTTAA